A segment of the Gemmatimonadota bacterium genome:
GTCACCCTTAGCGGGTGCAGGCAACCTCGCCCGGAGCGGACGGAGTGGTCGGCGACGTCGGAGCCGTCGACGAGCCGTAGTAGATCGCGCAGCCCTCGCTGGCGCCCAGCGCGCTGTGCGTCGCCGAAGCATTCCAGCCGGAGTTCGTCGCGGCCGACCCGACGGTCACGCCCTGGCTGGACACGAAGCCCAGCGCGGTGGACGAGGTCGAGTACGAGTAGTTGTCCGCGTAGTAGATCTCCTGCTGCGCAGCCAGGTTCTTGAGATCCGACTTCATCGCGGCGAAGTAGGCCTTCTCACGCGTCGCCGAGAACTTCGGGATCGCGATGGCGGCCAGGATGCCGATGATCACAACCACGATCAGCAGCTCGATCAGCGTGAAACCCTTGGTGTTCCGCATCACCAGACTCCTTAAGATGAACTTCCCTGAAGTTGATTCCACCTGGGCCTTCCCAGGCTGGGTGCCGCATTGGGCAAAGCTAGGACCAACCGCAGAGGCAGACAGCCTAATGTCATACACAACAACGATTTACGTTCAAGTGTCGAATCGCTGCCTCGGGGGTTTTCCGGGCTGAACCGGCAGGATTCTGCAAATCTCTTGCAGATCACGGGGTACTTCTTGACCGGTTGGCCCGGGTGGGGCGACCTGCCAGACTGGCGCACCGCCGCGGAGTACCCTCAGCGGCGGTCCGTCAGGGTGGGGGAGCTCTCCAGGGCGGCCTCCAGACTGTCGATCTGGAGGGGGTCCGTTCCTTCGGGGAGCCGGGTGCGGGCCGAATCCAGCGCTGTGCGGGCGCCTACGGTGTCACCCGCCAGGGCTCGCAGATCCGCAAGCCAGTACCACTGCTGCCAGTGTTCGCCCTCGCCTTCCGCGATCGCGGCTTCGCGCTCCGCCACGGCCTCGGGGTAGCGCCCCAAGCGCCGATAGAGGTCGGAGAGCAGGTGTCGGCTGACCGCCACGGACGGGTCGAGGTCCCGGGCGAGCTCGGCCCAGGGAAGCGCTTCCTCGGCCCTGCCCTGACGATCCAGCGCGATGGCCAGATAGCCGGGGCCGGCATCCCACTTGGGCTCGTCCTCGTACAGCATGCGAGCCAGGACCTCGGCCTGCGCATAGCGTTCCATCCCGAGCAGCTTGCGCGTGACCTCGGACAGAAGGGAGTAGCCAGCCCCCACGGACCCGATGGCGTAGCGGTAGTTCCGCAGGGCCTCGCTCACCTGGTTGTTCTGCCAATGCGTGTCCCCTGCCACCCACTGGGCCCGGCCGGCCTCCAGGTGCTCGTCCATCATCGTCAGGAAGACGGTCTCCATGCTCTTCCAGGTGGGCGTCCGGGTCCAGGTTCGGAAGGTGAACACCGAGAGCCACAGGCCCAGGGCCAAGAGGGTAGTGGCCCGGCGACGCTCCCACCCCTGCATCAGCAACCACCCCGCCCCCAGGGCGAGACCCACGGACGGCAGGTAGAGGGTTCGCTCCCCCAGGAGCACCCCGGAAAGAAAGAAGAAGTTGGAGACCGGGGAGATCGTGATCACGAACCAGAGCACTGCGGCTCCCACGGCCCGCGCTCCGGAGCGACTCCGCCACGTGGCCAGGGCGAGGACCAGGAACAGGAGCGCCAGCACCGCGCCCGGAGCGTTCAGGGAGTTCCACCCGTAGTGGATGGTGATGACGCGCGGGGAGTAGTCCGCGCTCAGGTCCCAGGGGAAGAACAGCAACCGCACGTAGTGCAGCCAGATCTCACCCAGGGTCCAGATGCGGGGGATCTCCTTGAGGATGTCGGCGCCCAACGCCGGAAACGCGTTGGCTACCGACCCGAGCACCTGGTGCCGCCCCACGAAGACCAGCGCCGCACCGACCACCAGGGAGACATAGAGGAGCGCCCGATCACGCAGGTACCGCGGCACGTCTCGGAGCGTCAGGTCCTCGCGGTAGCCGTCCAGGAGCACGAAGACGCCAGGGAGCGTGATCGCGCTCTCCT
Coding sequences within it:
- a CDS encoding tetratricopeptide repeat protein, translating into MNGLTRRRAAWIPALIGCLVFVNALRNGYAYDDQHIVVDNELIHSLDTFGEALTQPYWPNREGKGLGLWRPFATATYALVWNAFGGSALPFHILNVGLHGVVTGLTAVLVTTLTGAPVAGLLGGLVFAMHPVHVEVVANVIGFAELWGALTFLLATLLFLRWRETGFGPGRSLVLTGLFAWGILTKESAITLPGVFVLLDGYREDLTLRDVPRYLRDRALLYVSLVVGAALVFVGRHQVLGSVANAFPALGADILKEIPRIWTLGEIWLHYVRLLFFPWDLSADYSPRVITIHYGWNSLNAPGAVLALLFLVLALATWRSRSGARAVGAAVLWFVITISPVSNFFFLSGVLLGERTLYLPSVGLALGAGWLLMQGWERRRATTLLALGLWLSVFTFRTWTRTPTWKSMETVFLTMMDEHLEAGRAQWVAGDTHWQNNQVSEALRNYRYAIGSVGAGYSLLSEVTRKLLGMERYAQAEVLARMLYEDEPKWDAGPGYLAIALDRQGRAEEALPWAELARDLDPSVAVSRHLLSDLYRRLGRYPEAVAEREAAIAEGEGEHWQQWYWLADLRALAGDTVGARTALDSARTRLPEGTDPLQIDSLEAALESSPTLTDRR
- a CDS encoding prepilin-type N-terminal cleavage/methylation domain-containing protein, yielding MRNTKGFTLIELLIVVVIIGILAAIAIPKFSATREKAYFAAMKSDLKNLAAQQEIYYADNYSYSTSSTALGFVSSQGVTVGSAATNSGWNASATHSALGASEGCAIYYGSSTAPTSPTTPSAPGEVACTR